The Procambarus clarkii isolate CNS0578487 chromosome 4, FALCON_Pclarkii_2.0, whole genome shotgun sequence genomic sequence atacagataggagtcagcataattaaagttacagttACAactagttgattatttagtacatacttgtttttctctttaattggatgatagagggggagtctttaacgtgattgggaatacatacatacatacacacatacatacatacatacatacatacatacatacatacatacatacatacatacatacatacatacatacatacatacatacatacatacatacatacatacatacatacatgcatacatacatacatacattcatacatacatacacgtccacttagcatatagctatttcgggacaaaatccaaaacagtttatattggtgagacgccactgtgatgaggagtttaaatatcacaggaactgtaggttaatgtgtgacataggtgaggttaaatgaggcatctacaagcatcagctgggggctgatggagtgttgtggaggctgctggtactatgcccagatgttggagggtggatttgactctcccaccctccctcgcccccccccccccacattgaccgcagaacgtctaaggttacttttcactctcgcttaccaagggtataacccccccccccaacacacaaacacatgcatcagattcttaacttacaatatttatgatttaccaatttatgttactacactcactctcaatttcacaatattgtgtaaactttgatgaatcgcacgtctatgggtcatccaataatgttagcaaacttctagatgttaccactgctaggtttaggctcggctacaagtacctctgggaatttgtaacatctgatgatgtagatttgactaaatgtaaactctgtcagcagaactattcgcatactttgcgtcattatataatggaatgtgaaaaaatcgcggaatttaaagataacaacatcaatagtgtccatgaaatgtgtataagtacttcattcataatgatgtgctgcccgaaatcttagcgaagtatccaaaatttgcttactgtaggtaatgcatgcacatgactgtaaagctgccacctagttgggtgggtgtggagcacatgactgtaaagctgccgcccagttgggtgggtgtggagcaagactagtaactgtgcgactcctcatagatataAAGtgcttttatagtgactgttgtgagcctcttgttgaattacttgtgacacaaaagattactgatgtgtgtatttgtgtggatgattaaatgtgtatgtatatatgtatacgtatgtatatgtacatgtatgcataagtatgtgtacattaataattttgtaactagcgtcaaaagattgttatttgcttagctaaacgaactagagggttcagttcctaaaccgattatgtgcctctgtaatcctttacacctccgccccgggatgggtattatggggtgcataataaagaaagaaaatgaatggaccgaaccccacaattcatttagctaagcaagttacaatcttgatgagctagttacaaaattcactataagtcgtcacatcataaatgggttcgagatcgatcacaagtagtgcattacataatttatcagtaatgtgcagcctgtgatcccgcctggctggatactgatacctaggtagtttttatgtgtccggacaccggcgataaggtggtattatttatttaacttaagagatatatatttttaaatgttgtcacattaacagctacatcttcctttcttctgacatatagatttttaagattaattataatatatggaaactaattatacaatttattggctggtgtgcagggcttcacactctcagagctagccatcaagtaactatcaaaatgcatatatcttcgttttcacttcagttatatttatgacaaaggattttaaatgtagcctatatttctacctttctgatgacataaaaactttcgttaattacaatatctatatcaaattaacattgattttcaaaaggttgtatattttccatcaatggagagcatcagccaagaagccttctttaaaatatgaatatctttcctcacccaataagatctaatctctgaataaaacgcaaaaaaacgacttgattgtaacctatccaccgctgcctattggatgggggagagggggttatgtgtaggataaacatatcaattgtgacactagccctcaatatatgtcagttgcttaaattataaactgtacttgtggtcggtctcgagcccattgttgatgtgacaatgtgcattgacttttgtaactcgcttatcaagattataacttgcttggctatatgaattgtggggctcagtccctgagcccattatgtgcctctgtaacactccactatcgcccataggatgggtatggggtgcataataaatgaactaaactaagctctgccttttttataacatatacaattataagctttatttgtgaatctcaattaattaaacaatatatcacagagcctgtagggttccgtgagatgagcgaagagacatgggggattttacataagtacagtacatggtagtttaagtaacgaacgcatgtcaacgaataacgagtatatataacaaaactattgtcctatgaagtcgatttaacttccaaacatatattttttaataaatgttaaatgttttctggctagttatgttagattttattaaaaatacgtattctacttgttaacattataatttaaatttgagaTAATTTGTGCACAGAAGTGCAACAACTGGATATgaaaacaaacactttccaaacaacgatatatcttggataagtcgctccacaacattgacgcttggaccgtcgacttcctttgatgctacttatttacttatttcataatgaaattatattagtttggagtaaatatgtgttttctcatgttctgcattcagcacccacattattgtgagtaaatataccatattacttcattacttaaataatgctaggagggtttgagtagctttgggtctttactggacagaatctccaatagatggagcgagagtcgccccatctctctagcccgagcaagagtcgaaacttaatttaaaattgatatatctttgttctcgaacatgatatatttcatttggtgcaatcataataatgttcatatctcggtctttctagaggcatataagattttaggctttattagcgtatctttgttaattatacaatatatcggcaagtgcgtaggcgtctgcactccatccccgacaagctactgagtgctactataaaaacatatgtatcttcacttgagctataaatatgactattgtaatgtatttaaaatgaagctcttatttctatcttgcttaagacatataaaacatttgtgtttattaacgaatttacgtgatataaacattgttctgagagagagttgctcggtcgatcaatctgtccggggtcggagctcggctattataaaagtacatgtatcttcgcgttaaatttaaatatgcccatggtaaggtatttagaatgaagcttatatttctatctttcttgtgacatataaaactcttacgtttattaaggaatctgcgtgaaataggcatggttctgagatgaatgctgcgggttTCGAGCTAGACGcgaggcaatggacgccatacacatccagtgggtgttattggaccccttacccattctatgggtggttggagccccatacccattttaaaagtggttggagccccatacccatcctgtgggttgtagtggacgccatactcatcctgtgtgtggtattggaccccatacccttcctgtgggtggatgtgatccccatactcatcttgtgggtggatgtgaccctcatacccatcctgtgggtggcattggaccccttacccacctaacaagtggtagtggacaatatacccatcctgtagttggtatagtagagacaataccatcctgtttgcagtagtttaccccatagacattccaacggatcatcgttttctgttagcgttcctacaaaacatcctttaaagatttgtaaagcacaaactagggTATATAATATTGTttagtgaaggactgttattctatgtaataatttttagtgcttattataatttactaagaacaactaatatttctcaaaacaaaactacgagccttcaataggaagtagctgatctgtaatattctaagagcatggacaatagtaggtaaatttcacaacccatgtggaacctgaaaactacaattttccttataattgaaccaatcacgactattctactatctaggttgacggacgggtactgtgagacgtaaattggtacgtgaggaagagtttttgccttggaaaaaaaagtaactgggaatatatcacatatttactaattcatattcaacatattcactttaagcattaagtcatatatgtgctgtcttgtgtgagaacgggttgggtggtgacgggtgggagGAGGCTGTGGGTGCTGACGGGTGGGAGGTGCCTGTGGGCGGTGACGGGTGGGAGTAGGCtatgggtggtgacgggtggcagGAGCCtgaaggtggtgacgggtgggaGGAGGCTCTGGATGGTGATGGGTGGGAGGAGACTGTGAGTGGTGACGGGTGGGTCGAGGCTGTGGGCGGTGACGGGTAGGAAGAGGCtttgggtggtgacgggtgggaaGAGGCTGTGAGTTGTGACGGGTAGGAGGATGCTGTAGGTGGTGACGGGTGGGAGgtggctgtgggtggtgatggtttggGCGAAGCTTTGGGTGGTGACGGGGGGAacgaggctgtgggtggtgacaCGTGGGAAAaggctgtgggtggtgacaggGTGGGTCGAAGCTGTGGTTGGTGACTGGTGGGACTCGGTGGTAGCGGGGACGGCTGGGAGGAGAGTGTGGGTGTTGACGGGTGTGACGAGCatatgggtggtgaagggtgcgACGAGGCTGTATCGGTGACGGGTGGGAGGAGGCTGTGTTTGGTGACGGGTTAGAGGAAGCtgtgggcggtgatgggtggGAGGAGGCTGTGGAAGGTGACGGGTGGAACATGGCTGTGGATGTTGACGGGTGGAACATGGCTGTGGGTGGTAACAGGTGGGATGAGGCTGTGGGTTTTGACGGATGgcaggagggtgtgggtggtgacaggtgggAGGTAGCTGTGGGCGGTGACGGGTGGGAGGAGGCtatgggtggtgacgggtggcagGAGCCtgaaggtggtgacgggtgggaGGAGGCTCTGGATGGTGATGGGTGGGACGAGGCTGTCGGTGGTAACGGGTGGGAGTGGGCTGTGGGCAGTGACGGGTGGGAGGAGACTGTGGGTGGCGACAGGTGGGTCGAGGCTGTACGCGGTGACGGGTGGGAAGAGGCTGTGAGTTGTGACGGGTGGGAGGATGCTGTAGGTGGTGACGGGTGGGAggtggctgtgggtggtgacgTAGTGGAGTgggctgtgggtggtgatgggtgggacgacactgtgggtggtgacaggtgggaggaggttgtgggtggtgatggtttggGCGAagctgtgggtggtgacggggGGAACGAGGCTGTTGGTGGTGACATGTAGGAAaaggctgtgggtggtgacggggTGGGTCGAAGCTGTGGTTGGTGACTGGTGGGACTAGGTTGTAGCGGCGACGGCTGGGAGGAGACTGTGGGTGTTGACGGGTGGGACGAGGATATGGGACGTGAAGGGTGCGACGAGGCTGTTGGCGGTGACGGGAAGGAGGAtgctgtgggtggtgacgggtaggaggtagctgtgggtggtgatgggtgggacgAGGCTGTGGGCGATGACGGGTGGGGGGAGGCTATGGATGGTGATGGGTGGGACGAGGCTGTGGGGGGTAATGGGTGGGACGAGGCTGTGGGCGGTGACAGATGGGAGGAGGCTGTGAGTGGTGACAGGTGGGAGGAGGCTGTAGTCGGTGACGGGTGGGACGAGGATGTGGGCGGTGACGGGTGGGACtaggctgtgggtggtgacgggtgggatGAGGCTGTGGGTTGTAAAGGATGGGAGGAGGGTGTGGGTTGTGACGGGTGGGAggaggctgtgggtggtgacaggtgggAAGTGGCTGTGGTTGGTGACGGGTGGAAGGAGGTTGTATTTGGTGACGGGTGGGAGGAGGCTGAGGGTGGTAACGGGTGGGacgaggctgtgggtggtgacgggtgggaaGAGGTAGTGGGCGGGGACGAGTGGGAGGAGACTGTGGGTGGTGACGGGAGGGAcgaggttgtgggtggtggcgggtgggacGAGGATGTGGGCGGTGACGGGTGGGACGAGGTTGTGGGCGGGGACGGGTGGGAGGAGACTGTGGGTGGTGACAGGAGGGACGAGGCTATGGATGGTGACGGGTGGGAGGAAGCTGTGTTTGGTGACGCGTGGGTGAAGGTTGTGCGTGATGACGGGTGGAagaaggctttgggtgttgatgggtgggactaggctgtgggtggtgacgggtaggaTGAGGCTGTCGGTTGTGACGaatgggagggggtgtgggtggtgacgggcaggaggaggctgtgggtggtgacgggtgggagGAGGTTTTGGTTGGTGATGGGTGGGACCAGCCTGTAGTTGGTGATGTGTGGGAGTGGGTTGTGGACGGGGATGGGTGGGAGGAGACTGTGGGTTATGACGGGTGGAACGAGGCTTTGGGGGTGTAACGGGTGGGAGGAGGCTGAGTTTGGTGACGGGTGGAAAAAGGCTGTGGGTTGTGACGGGTGGGACtaggctgtgggtggtgacgggtggaaTAAGGCTGTGGGTTGTGACGGATAGGAGGAGGGTAGGTGGTGACGGGTGGGAGGTGGCTGTGGGCGGTGACGGGTAGGAGGAGGCTGTGGGGGGTGACGGGTGGCAGGAAGCtctgggtggtgacgggtggaaGGAGAACCGTCACCGCCTACAGCCTCCTCCCACCCGTCTCCGGCCAACAGTGTGACGGGTAGGAGGAGGCTATGGATGGTGACGGATGGGAGGAGgccgtgggtggtgatgggtggaaggaggctgtgggtggtgacgggAGTTCGAGACTATGGGTGGTTACGGGTGGGAGAAAGCTGTGAGTGGTGACGGGTGGGGGGAGGCTCTGGATGGTGATGGATAGGATGAGTCTGTGGGTCGTGACGAGTAGGAGAAGgccgtaggtggtgaagggtgggacgGGTCTGTGGGTGGTGACGAGTTGGAGTgggctgtgggtggtgatgggtgggacgAGACTATGGGTGGTGACAGGTGGGAGGAGGTTGTAggtggtgactggtagggcgAAGCTGTGGGTGGTGAAAGGGCGAACGAGGCTGTGAGTGGTGACGGGTTGGacgaggctgtgggtggtgacgataGGACGAGACTATGGGTGGGGACGGGTGGGAGAAAGCTGTAGGTGGTGACAGGTGGGAGGAGGCtttgggtggtgacgggtgggagGAGGCtctgggtggtgacgggtgggacgaggctgagggtggtgatgggtgggaggtGGCGGTGGGCGGTGAAACGTGGAGGAGGCtgcgggtggtgacgggtggcattaggctgtgggtggtgacgggtgggacgAGGCTGTGGGCGATGACGGGTGGGGAGGAGGCTATGGATGTTGATGGGTGGAACGAAGCTGtggggggtaatgggagggaggaGGCTGTGGGCGGTGACGGGTGGGAGGAGGCTGTAAGTGGTGACGGGCAGCGCGAGGCTGTGGGTAGTGACGTGGGGAATGAAGCTGTGGGTGGTGACTTGTGGGAGaaggctgtgggtggtgacgggttggacgaggctgtgggtgttgacagtgggaggaggctgtgggtggtgatgggtgggaagAGGCTGTTGGTGGTGACGGAtgggaggtgggtgtgggtggtgacggATGCGAGGCGTCTGTGGGTTGTGACGGGTTCGAGaaggccgtgggtgttgacgggtGGGACTAGGCTGTGGGCGGTGACGGGTGGGAGGAGGCTGTGGGTGGTGTAGAGTGGGAGGAGGCTGTGGATGGTGACGGGTGGGAGGAGGCtttgggtggtgacgggtgggacAAGGCTGTGGGTGGTAACAGGTGTGAAGAGGCTGTGGGCGGGGACGGGTGGGAGGagactgtgggtggtgatgggtgggacgAGGCCGTGGGTGGTAACTGGTGGGAGGAAGCTGTGAGCGGTGACAGGTGGGAGGaagctgtgggtggtaatgggtgGGAAGAGGCtgtgggcggtgatgggtggGAATAGGCTGTGGGTTGTGGGAGTTGGGAGGAGGCTGTGGGCGGTGACGGGTGGGAGGAGGATGTGGATGGTGATGGGTGGGacgaggctgtgggtggtgacgggtgggagGAGGCTGTGGGCGATGATGTGTGAGAAGAGGCTGTAGGTGGTGACAGGTGGGAGGTGGCTGTGCGTGGTGACGGGTCAGAGGTGGCTGTGGGTGGTCACAGGAGGGACGAGGCTGTGGGTGGTAACGGGTGACAGTGGGCTGTGGGTTGAGATGGGTGGGACGAGACTGTGGATGGTGACAGGTGGGACGAGATTGTAGGTGGTGACAGGTGGGAGGAGGCTGTTTGTGGTGACGGGTGGGACTaggctgtgggtggtgactgggggaggaggctgtgtgtggtgatgggtgggaggaGGTTCTGCATGGTGACGGGTGTGAGGAGGCTGCAGTTGGTGACTGGTGGTAggaggctgtgggtggtgacgggtgagacgaggctgtgggtggtgacgggtgagACGAGGCTGTGTTGACGACGGGTAATGTGAGGCTGTGGGTCGTGACTGGGGAACGAAGCTTTGGGTGGTGACGGGTTGGacgaggctgtgggtggtgacagtgggaggaggctgtgggtggtgatcgGTGGGAAGAGGCtgttggtggtgacgggtgggagGAGGCTGTGGTTGGTGACGGGTGGGAggaggctgtgggtggtgacgaGTACGacgaggctgtgggtggtgacgggtacgacgaggctgtgggtggtgactggtgggaGGAGGTTGTGGGTGGTGATGAGGTGGGAGGAGTCTGTGGGTGGTGATGTGTATGATGAGCCtgtgggtggtgactggtgggaGGAGATTGTGGGTGGTGTCCAGGTGGGACGAGTCTGTGGGTGGTGACTCATGACAGaaggctgtgggtggtgacgggAGGGACAGGTTGTGGGTGGAGACAGGTTGGACGAGGCTGTGAGTGGTGACAGGGGGTcgaggctgtgggtggtgacagCGGGAacgaggctgtgggtggtgatgggtgggacgAGGCTGTGGGTAGTGACGGGTGGGATAAGTCTGTGGGAAGTGACGGCTGGAAGAaggttgtgggtggtgatgggtggtaggaAGGTGTGGATGGTGATCAGTGGGAGGAGGTTGTGGGTGGTGTCAGGTAGGACGAGACTgtgggtgttggaaatttccaacagttattctcatccctaatacaacaggatgtatttcctgtattaggcttcatacacatctaatattcatttactaatccttaatataataggatgtatttcctgtatttagCGTAATAATTAACTAATATACTACTAATATGTAGAttagtattgtagaatttactgtattaggttgtggaacatcatgtaatttctcctagaattgtgtagtgttgcgtcagccacgcaaGGAGATAAAATTTCCACATACCAATAGATTTAACACCAatgtaaccatttactttcctttattaggaataattatttagtaataggtttacctttagtatacaacagtttactggaattcctgTAACCAGCTTGATCGCTGTTCCGGTAAATAACATCATAATCTTAAATTATTTCCACCACAAAGTTGTATGTGCAGTCTATATTAACTGACTTGCACTGTGAGAATTaaaacatcaccacataaagtATTTATCTAAACCCTCAAGAGTGTTTATAAACgcccccttccctatttagctttaataaataaatataatttatgctcgaatcCTCACGGTGAGCTATTGCTCATGCGCGACTTTGGGGAAAAAGGAGAGTGAACTTTCGCCATATTCGATCAACAAGCGTGAAGGTGCTCCATAAGCGGTCCAACAAATCTTATCATCCAGACGGCATCCGAACATCCTTAGATGCCAGATTGAGGATGCAGCTTgccagaatcacggacaccagttcggcaggcattttaccttttattaatatttatagaGCTCTTAAATATGATTAATATAGGTAGCCATGTCGTCACGCTGCGGGCGTACCAAAAATTCAATGTAAGTGCAGCTCTTTCacctccaaatatttagatattaccttatatgtgtgtgaatactagtttggggtggaaattacggaattattattgcagcatggtgcaacactcTTGAGGAAGCGTGTGACCACCATAACTTCACGTGCTCCATGTATcactatctcaaactgttacCAGACTGGTGTACAGTGGACTGCatctacgtccctctgtcacagctgagatttaataagttttcattgtagatagtaccttattattcagagtccatacatatatatctgatactgccttttatgcattattaatcttcacattgcagtagtatttcttgcattacataatttactcattatctatgtgtgtgcatattattcttattattgcataatatatgttacatATAGATTAATCTCATAGAATACCCCCgaaaatgtgtcatgggaggctggctctagaattatataatttacaatcattgcttaatagaatttattcacatataatcatagatctataagccactgattttctcattttattactcattctggtccttcgagctatctcagaattaatcattatttagcattcttaaaattatacattttattagtattatactAGAGCCAGAATTCCCCACAGTGGGTggccagcaaacacaaaacgttttgaaAATTTTCACATATCTCTTCCCATGGGATTAGGAAtaacttgcattgagaatggtgcaggagagcatttgagaaacttttaatccaaaaatccaaaaacataggttttataataaatgatTTTTCTAGAACTACCCCCTCCCCATCtggcccgttggcgccgtgagggggcttagtggacggctgctggagtgtgatgctccgtggatcagtcctctgtccttttgtggccttgcactcctgctgctgtcttctctaattgtgccggatcacttttccttttgtttcgtttttctcccccctcttctcttatctgcttgtcgtttcctgccgaccttttgcttgttttggttattcctttggacttcttctattttgacgcccgggtgcttgaggaggcatactcttgcacccgtagaactgtagtacccgacgtctcgagcgaggggaaccttttattgtcaatccccctttcgttgctgaacccgatcacgacggactgacggttcttaaggtggcatttgtggggcgtatactcacaacgcacccctgggggggcctcggcaatagcttcctgttgggtgtcctgcctctaattgtggctccatggtgggtatgggggcacattcgtagatgaatttctttctcttcctctatatgtcgttgaatgtttctgttgtaccctctcaggctcgtgaggtgggcgaccaagaccccgagtcggcctgtattggaagaccggactctgtagcccccgctgcattgggccccgaccttgctcctcctttgaccgtcctgacttcttcccccagctcccctccctcctctgtggttgggtcgagcctcaagcccccagtggtgaccacttcgtcccctggtgcggctaagtctctcgttgtaactattgcgccttttgacccctctctctctgggggttctcaacgccgtcagcgccacggccgcactcgctcgtttccttcctgaactgatgcgtatcaggccttgtttggtcctgcttcgcgggccaaatactttgatctcctccctcttgattctgcgcctcctgacgatttctccctccatcagcatctcgttgattccgtggatgcgtctgttaccttcaaccccactcgcctcggtacacgtgtcgttgctgctccttctcaggatgcagcttcctgctttgctgccttatcctgccttggcgagatccctgttcgggtttcAAAGATCTcttggttgaatgccagtgttggcactattctcctcctgccccatgttgcaactggtgttcggaatctgcaggattgccacgatgacatttggcatatccttgatgcccaaggccattctgtcctccaggtagactcgtttactcgcccccctcgtggtcgtcgccgtcaactccttcgagttgtgaagatcacctttgatggtaggacccttccatcctatgTCATTGTGTGGAGGTGTTCATAGTGGTGGAGGTGGGctccctctattgtttcaagcgcgggttagacatgtatatgagtgggattgggtggttatagataggagctgcctcgaatgggccaataggccttctacagtcacctttgttcttatgttcttatgtttttgccctcctttttgcaccccatacccatcttatgggtgGTAGTTGAaatgattacagaggcacatatatgggcttagggactgaaccccacaatacatttagctaagcaaattacaatcttgatgatatagttacaaaattcagtataagtcgtcacattatcaatgggttcgagatcaaccacaattacagtttctatgcaggcgatgagtcacaataacatggctaaagtatgttgaccagaccacacactagaaggtgaagggacgacgacgtttcggtccgtcctgaaccattctcaagtcgacaatcgtctTGAGCATGGTCCAGGActtaccaaaacgtcgtcgtcccttcgccttctagtatgtggtttggtcaacatagtttctaaattaagcaatagGCAGAATAAGATTGTAGAATATGTAGTTTAGTAGTAGAGTAGTTTACCACATcacattgtttggatgtgtgataattgtatgatagacagtatgttaaatgtgctttttgtactgtgatttgtgtatttgtacctataatatatagtataaatatataatatactatactatatactatagtatacaaatacaaatatttattcaggtaaagtacatacatacaaggtaagatacaaaagttgatggatttatagatggagctagtacatacaatgcctaaagccgcaaagcgtttcgggcaggaaaaacactaagactaaaacttaatactaattgagattaaagtacaaATTgtattgagaaaaaataagaaaaaaatggaaaaaggggagggggaatatggcagaaaaaaagcaaaaatacaatttggttaaTAAAACAGCATTgtctaaaataga encodes the following:
- the LOC138371010 gene encoding PE-PGRS family protein PE_PGRS16-like; translation: MAVDVDGWNMAVGGNRWDEAVGFDGWQEGVGGDRWEVAVGGDGWEEAMGGDGWQEPEGGDGWEEALDGDGWDEAVGGNGWEWAVGSDGWEETVGGDRWVEAVRGDGWEEAVSCDGWEDAVGGDGWEVAVGGDVVEWAVGGDGWDDTVGGDRWEEVVGGDGLGEAVGGDGGNEAVGGDMWEVAVVGDGWKEVVFGDGWEEAEGGNGWDEAVGGDGWEEVVGGDEWEETVGGDGRDEVVGGGGWDEDVGGDGWDEVVGGDGWEETVGGDRRDEAMDGDGWEEAVFGDAWVKVVRDDGWKKALGVDGWD